One segment of Megachile rotundata isolate GNS110a chromosome 6, iyMegRotu1, whole genome shotgun sequence DNA contains the following:
- the LOC100876202 gene encoding protein CDV3 homolog yields MADLDDFFAKKDRKKAKGKKFTTTEEIAKKLEETGKRSGKKLKDKPLNPEGEETQQTEDEDEWKEFEEEKKDYTGLKIGNLTINESVDVESDDEKGTVDNSSDGESGEGGPKHLGPWKKPEARPQPEVTEVVAPPPPPVTSGSSYKPPHLRNIQPVAASPRQRAKNIAPDIHSEEYFPTLNSKQQQSNEPTGPWGRRKRDEGTFEEVRNRGGSRSYSMQDSQAQAPKLSLGNKYGALSQDQS; encoded by the exons ATGGCTGATTTGGATGATTTCTTCGCGAAAAAGGATCGCAAAAAAGCGAAGGGGAAGAAGTTTACTACCACAGAGGAAATAGCGAAGAAATTGGAGGAGACGGGAAAACGGTCGGGAAAGAAATTGAAAGACAAACCACTGAACCCGGAAGGTGAAGAGACTCAACAGACCGAG GATGAAGACGAATGGAAGGAATTTGAGGAAGAGAAGAAGGACTATACtggtttaaaaattggaaatctgaCGATTAATGAATCTGTGGATGTAGAATCAGACGACGAAAAAGGTACTGTGGATAACAGTTCGGACGGAGAATCTGGAGAAGGTGGCCCCAAACATTTAGGGCCATGGAAAAAGCCTGAAGCCCGTCCACAACCAGAAGTAACAGAAGTAGTAGCTCCTCCTCCTCCACCTGTTACTTCGGGAAGTAGTTACAAACCACCACATTTAAGGAATATTCAGCCTGTTGCTGCTAGTCCCAGACAACGGGCAAAGAACATTGCACCAGATATACATAGCGAAGAATATTTCCCAACTTTGAACTCGAAACAGCAGCAAAGCAATGAACCCACTGGACCATGGGGCAGGCG GAAACGAGACGAAGGAACGTTCGAGGAAGTGCGTAATAGAGGGGGAAGCAGATCATACAGCATGCAAGATTCGCAAGCTCAAGCGCCCAAGCTCTCTCTGGGTAACAAGTACGGTGCCCTCTCGCAAGATCAAAGCTGA
- the Pdk gene encoding pyruvate dehydrogenase kinase isoform X3 → MKEIHLLPDNLLKTPSVGIINNLYATSFEDIMQFEKVEVNETTLDKFCQTLVKIRNRHKDIVETMAQGVLELKESYDVDAQTEHNIQYFLDRFLMSRISIRMLINQHTLLFGSELNGHSTHVGSIDPSCDIISVVKDAYEKARLLCDQYYLACPELIVKQHNEQDRCSQIRIVYVPSHLFHMLFELFKNSMRAVMEQTNSSYEYPPIEVIVSRGKEDICVKMSDRGGGIPRSQMDHLFKYMYSTAPRPSKSDDHTVPLAGYGYGLPVSRLYARYFHGDLVLQSCDGYGTDAIIYLKALSNEANELLPIFNKTSSKFYRTAVSSTDWSSQCGGGMATRQLRMSHVQGHTLPRGMEARYC, encoded by the exons ATGAAAGAGATCCACCTGCTGCCGGACAACTTACTGAAAACGCCTAGTGTGggcataataaataatttatacgcCACATCGTTCGAGGATATCATGCAGTTTGAGAAGGTCGAAGTCAACGAGACTACTTTGGACAA ATTCTGTCAAACTCTGGTCAAAATCCGAAACAGACACAAGGATATCGTTGAGACGATGGCTCAAGGTGTACTGGAACTCAAAGAATCGTACGACGTCGATGCTCAAACGGAACACAACATTCAGTATTTCTTGGACAGATTCCTGATGTCTCGAATCTCAATTCGTATGCTGATCAATCAACACA CTCTCCTATTTGGCAGTGAGTTGAATGGCCACAGTACACACGTGGGCTCTATAGACCCATCTTGTGATATTATCAGCGTTGTGAAAGACGCATACGAGAAAGCGAGGTTACTCTGTGACCAATATTATCTAGCGTGTCCGGAATTGATAGTCAAACAACATAACG AGCAGGACCGATGTAGCCAAATTAGAATAGTTTACGTACCGAGTCACTTGTTTCATATGTTGTTCGAGCTGTTCAAAAACAGCATGCGAGCAGTGATGGAACAAACTAACTCCAGTTACGAATATCCACCGATCGAAGTGATCGTATCTCGTGGAAAAGAAGACATTTGCGTAAAG ATGTCTGATCGAGGCGGTGGTATCCCTCGTTCGCAAATGGACCACTTGTTCAAGTACATGTACAGCACAGCGCCTCGACCAAGCAAATCGGACGACCACACGGTTCCATTAGCCGGATATGGTTACGGTCTTCCAGTTTCTCGGTTGTATGCCAGATATTTCCACGGTGATCTCGTCCTTCAAAGTTGCGACGGTTATGGTACTGACGCCATCATATATCTCAAG GCTTTATCGAACGAAGCCAACGAATTGCTGCCAATCTTCAACAAGACCTCGTCCAAGTTCTATCGAACCGCAGTATCGAGTACCGATTGGAGCAGTCAATGCGGTGGTGGGATGGCCACAAGGCAATTGCGTATGAGCCACGTTCAAGGGCACACACTTCCACGAGGAATGGAAGCCAGGTACTGCTAG
- the LOC105662753 gene encoding uncharacterized protein LOC105662753: MQKFNTVTVLELPDCQINPFGIVLIAEMLTTIGCLQDLNLDMNPNSQENFHLLCTPAGNLLYLSLNLCKISDRGAKKIMNELRHQSAPNNPKLVILSLANNHITDDGAADIGSMLRTNRSLKCLVLLGNRISDEGASMILQELQITTLTHEEVMDLRRRKFSELTLLDQLMEKENDEEVDKSINDEVSRKNSKLRMRPSPPRRSKKSYVESMTKIGEEDGLYPASELTRLNEIGLLSSNRHPFQNESYPINGAISTTGNFNLQYLDLSYNYLTKTTVLETIRCLYYQNYMLGNEKTKGLLHILLEGEGIERENDKDWMTFEKLLQTRREEKPFSGDVFREFVTEESEILRQNIKP; this comes from the exons ATGCAGAAATTCAACACCGTCACCGTTCTCGA ATTACCAGATTGTCAAATAAATCCATTTGGCATTGTGCTAATCGCAGAAATGTTAACAACGATTGGGTGTCTGCAAGATTTGAACTTGGACATGAATCCGAATTCGCaggaaaattttcatttattgtgCACACCTGCTGGAAA TTTATTGTATTTGTCCCTAAACCTTTGTAAAATATCTGACCGTGGAGCGAAGAAAATAATGAATGAATTAAGACACCAGAGTGCACCAAACAACCCTAAATTAGTTATTTTAAGCCTGGCTAATAATCATATTACAGACGATGGAGCAGCTGATATTGGCAGTATGCTTCGCACAAACAG ATCTTTGAAGTGTCTGGTTTTGCTTGGAAACAGAATATCCGATGAAGGGGCGTCGATGATCCTGCAAGAACTGCAAAT AACTACTTTAACGCACGAGGAAGTTATGGATCTACGTCGTAGAAAGTTTTCTGAGTTAACGTTACTCGATCAATTG ATGGAAAAAGAAAATGACGAGGAGGTTGATAAGTCGATAAACGACGAAGTGTCAAGGAAAAATAGTAAACTACGAATGCGACCCAGTCCACCTAGACGgtctaaaaaat cttACGTAGAGTCTATGACTAAAATCGGAGAAGAGGATGGTTTATATCCAGCTTCCGAATTAACACGA CTGAACGAGATCGGTCTTTTAAGTAGCAATCGCCATCCCTTTCAAAATGAAAGTTACCCAATAAATGGAGCGATATCCACAACGGGAAACTTTAATTTGCAATACTTGGACTTGAGTT ATAATTACTTAACGAAAACAACCGTGCTAGAAACGATACGGTGCTTGTATTACCAGAATTATATGTTAGGAAACGAAAAAACCAAAGGTCTTCTACATATTTTGTTGGAG ggAGAAGGTATTGAACGCGAGAACGATAAAGATTGGATGACGTTCGAAAAACTGTTACAAACTAGAAGAGAAGAAAAACCTTTTTCAGGAGATGTTTTTCGAGAATTCGTGACAGAGGAAAGCGAAATCTTACGACAAAACATCAAACCTTAA
- the Pdk gene encoding pyruvate dehydrogenase kinase isoform X2, with protein sequence MKLTQRCLSNINKMLDFYSQFNPSPLSIKQFIDFGLSACERKSFIFLRKELPVRLANIMKEIHLLPDNLLKTPSVGIINNLYATSFEDIMQFEKVEVNETTLDKFCQTLVKIRNRHKDIVETMAQGVLELKESYDVDAQTEHNIQYFLDRFLMSRISIRMLINQHTLLFGSELNGHSTHVGSIDPSCDIISVVKDAYEKARLLCDQYYLACPELIVKQHNEQDRCSQIRIVYVPSHLFHMLFELFKNSMRAVMEQTNSSYEYPPIEVIVSRGKEDICVKMSDRGGGIPRSQMDHLFKYMYSTAPRPSKSDDHTVPLAGYGYGLPVSRLYARYFHGDLVLQSCDGYGTDAIIYLKALSNEANELLPIFNKTSSKFYRTAVSSTDWSSQCGGGMATRQLRMSHVQGHTLPRGMEAR encoded by the exons ATGAAGCTAACGCAAAGGTGTCTGAGCAACATCAACAAGATGCTGGATTTTTATTCGCAATTCAACCCTTCGCCACTTTCGATAAAACAGTTCATCGATTTCG GTCTGAGCGCTTGCGAAAGGAAGTCCTTTATATTTTTAAGGAAGGAACTGCCTGTCCGACTGGCTAACATTATGAAAGAGATCCACCTGCTGCCGGACAACTTACTGAAAACGCCTAGTGTGggcataataaataatttatacgcCACATCGTTCGAGGATATCATGCAGTTTGAGAAGGTCGAAGTCAACGAGACTACTTTGGACAA ATTCTGTCAAACTCTGGTCAAAATCCGAAACAGACACAAGGATATCGTTGAGACGATGGCTCAAGGTGTACTGGAACTCAAAGAATCGTACGACGTCGATGCTCAAACGGAACACAACATTCAGTATTTCTTGGACAGATTCCTGATGTCTCGAATCTCAATTCGTATGCTGATCAATCAACACA CTCTCCTATTTGGCAGTGAGTTGAATGGCCACAGTACACACGTGGGCTCTATAGACCCATCTTGTGATATTATCAGCGTTGTGAAAGACGCATACGAGAAAGCGAGGTTACTCTGTGACCAATATTATCTAGCGTGTCCGGAATTGATAGTCAAACAACATAACG AGCAGGACCGATGTAGCCAAATTAGAATAGTTTACGTACCGAGTCACTTGTTTCATATGTTGTTCGAGCTGTTCAAAAACAGCATGCGAGCAGTGATGGAACAAACTAACTCCAGTTACGAATATCCACCGATCGAAGTGATCGTATCTCGTGGAAAAGAAGACATTTGCGTAAAG ATGTCTGATCGAGGCGGTGGTATCCCTCGTTCGCAAATGGACCACTTGTTCAAGTACATGTACAGCACAGCGCCTCGACCAAGCAAATCGGACGACCACACGGTTCCATTAGCCGGATATGGTTACGGTCTTCCAGTTTCTCGGTTGTATGCCAGATATTTCCACGGTGATCTCGTCCTTCAAAGTTGCGACGGTTATGGTACTGACGCCATCATATATCTCAAG GCTTTATCGAACGAAGCCAACGAATTGCTGCCAATCTTCAACAAGACCTCGTCCAAGTTCTATCGAACCGCAGTATCGAGTACCGATTGGAGCAGTCAATGCGGTGGTGGGATGGCCACAAGGCAATTGCGTATGAGCCACGTTCAAGGGCACACACTTCCACGAGGAATGGAAGCCAG ATAG
- the LOC100879378 gene encoding putative gamma-glutamylcyclotransferase CG2811 isoform X1 — protein sequence MLFHIAAAAVLTNVAFLEIYSFYNTEDPTDMQFLSDENPLHRVFVYGTLKRGEPNHNLIQDTKNGYAKFLGIGRTLTPYPLVIATKYNIPFLLKKPGIGHLVFGEVYDVDTKMLKKLDELEEHPALYERFQEDILWAAESKAKSTNNFEEVGILTRVWIYFLPQFKTSLLDGPLYSSYTNEGSHGLKYCEKYVRDPSYDHRKEVQ from the exons atgttgTTTCACATCGCTGCCGCTGCAGTACTCACGAACGTCGCGTTTCTGGAGATCTACTCATTCTACAACACTGAAGATCCCACGGATATGCAGTTCTTGTCCGACGAG AATCCTCTTCATCGCGTGTTCGTGTACGGAACACTGAAACGGGGAGAGCCGAATCACAATCTGATACAAGACACAAAAAATGGATATGCGAagtttttgggaattggaagaacCTTGACTCCATATCCATTAGTAATTGCTACTAAATATAACATACCGTTTCTATTAAAGAAACCAGGAATCGGTCAT CTTGTGTTTGGAGAAGTATACGATGTTGACacgaaaatgttaaaaaaactgGACGAATTGGAAGAGCATCCCGCGTTGTACGAACGATTTCAGGAAGACATTCTTTGGGCTGCCGAGTCTAAAGCTAAATCGACCAATAACTTCGAAGAG GTCGGTATCTTGACAAGGGTCTGGATATATTTTCTTCCACAGTTTAAAACGTCCCTGTTGGATGGGCCCTTGTACAGTTCGTATACTAACGAGGGAAGCCATGGACTGAAGTATTGCGAAAAGTATGTTCGTGATCCCTCATACGATCACAGAAAAGAAGTTCAGTGA
- the Pdk gene encoding pyruvate dehydrogenase kinase isoform X1: protein MKLTQRCLSNINKMLDFYSQFNPSPLSIKQFIDFGLSACERKSFIFLRKELPVRLANIMKEIHLLPDNLLKTPSVGIINNLYATSFEDIMQFEKVEVNETTLDKFCQTLVKIRNRHKDIVETMAQGVLELKESYDVDAQTEHNIQYFLDRFLMSRISIRMLINQHTLLFGSELNGHSTHVGSIDPSCDIISVVKDAYEKARLLCDQYYLACPELIVKQHNEQDRCSQIRIVYVPSHLFHMLFELFKNSMRAVMEQTNSSYEYPPIEVIVSRGKEDICVKMSDRGGGIPRSQMDHLFKYMYSTAPRPSKSDDHTVPLAGYGYGLPVSRLYARYFHGDLVLQSCDGYGTDAIIYLKALSNEANELLPIFNKTSSKFYRTAVSSTDWSSQCGGGMATRQLRMSHVQGHTLPRGMEARYC, encoded by the exons ATGAAGCTAACGCAAAGGTGTCTGAGCAACATCAACAAGATGCTGGATTTTTATTCGCAATTCAACCCTTCGCCACTTTCGATAAAACAGTTCATCGATTTCG GTCTGAGCGCTTGCGAAAGGAAGTCCTTTATATTTTTAAGGAAGGAACTGCCTGTCCGACTGGCTAACATTATGAAAGAGATCCACCTGCTGCCGGACAACTTACTGAAAACGCCTAGTGTGggcataataaataatttatacgcCACATCGTTCGAGGATATCATGCAGTTTGAGAAGGTCGAAGTCAACGAGACTACTTTGGACAA ATTCTGTCAAACTCTGGTCAAAATCCGAAACAGACACAAGGATATCGTTGAGACGATGGCTCAAGGTGTACTGGAACTCAAAGAATCGTACGACGTCGATGCTCAAACGGAACACAACATTCAGTATTTCTTGGACAGATTCCTGATGTCTCGAATCTCAATTCGTATGCTGATCAATCAACACA CTCTCCTATTTGGCAGTGAGTTGAATGGCCACAGTACACACGTGGGCTCTATAGACCCATCTTGTGATATTATCAGCGTTGTGAAAGACGCATACGAGAAAGCGAGGTTACTCTGTGACCAATATTATCTAGCGTGTCCGGAATTGATAGTCAAACAACATAACG AGCAGGACCGATGTAGCCAAATTAGAATAGTTTACGTACCGAGTCACTTGTTTCATATGTTGTTCGAGCTGTTCAAAAACAGCATGCGAGCAGTGATGGAACAAACTAACTCCAGTTACGAATATCCACCGATCGAAGTGATCGTATCTCGTGGAAAAGAAGACATTTGCGTAAAG ATGTCTGATCGAGGCGGTGGTATCCCTCGTTCGCAAATGGACCACTTGTTCAAGTACATGTACAGCACAGCGCCTCGACCAAGCAAATCGGACGACCACACGGTTCCATTAGCCGGATATGGTTACGGTCTTCCAGTTTCTCGGTTGTATGCCAGATATTTCCACGGTGATCTCGTCCTTCAAAGTTGCGACGGTTATGGTACTGACGCCATCATATATCTCAAG GCTTTATCGAACGAAGCCAACGAATTGCTGCCAATCTTCAACAAGACCTCGTCCAAGTTCTATCGAACCGCAGTATCGAGTACCGATTGGAGCAGTCAATGCGGTGGTGGGATGGCCACAAGGCAATTGCGTATGAGCCACGTTCAAGGGCACACACTTCCACGAGGAATGGAAGCCAGGTACTGCTAG
- the LOC100879378 gene encoding putative gamma-glutamylcyclotransferase CG2811 isoform X3, producing the protein MYENLFKNPLHRVFVYGTLKRGEPNHNLIQDTKNGYAKFLGIGRTLTPYPLVIATKYNIPFLLKKPGIGHLVFGEVYDVDTKMLKKLDELEEHPALYERFQEDILWAAESKAKSTNNFEEVGILTRVWIYFLPQFKTSLLDGPLYSSYTNEGSHGLKYCEKYVRDPSYDHRKEVQ; encoded by the exons ATGTACGAAAATCTGTTCAAGAATCCTCTTCATCGCGTGTTCGTGTACGGAACACTGAAACGGGGAGAGCCGAATCACAATCTGATACAAGACACAAAAAATGGATATGCGAagtttttgggaattggaagaacCTTGACTCCATATCCATTAGTAATTGCTACTAAATATAACATACCGTTTCTATTAAAGAAACCAGGAATCGGTCAT CTTGTGTTTGGAGAAGTATACGATGTTGACacgaaaatgttaaaaaaactgGACGAATTGGAAGAGCATCCCGCGTTGTACGAACGATTTCAGGAAGACATTCTTTGGGCTGCCGAGTCTAAAGCTAAATCGACCAATAACTTCGAAGAG GTCGGTATCTTGACAAGGGTCTGGATATATTTTCTTCCACAGTTTAAAACGTCCCTGTTGGATGGGCCCTTGTACAGTTCGTATACTAACGAGGGAAGCCATGGACTGAAGTATTGCGAAAAGTATGTTCGTGATCCCTCATACGATCACAGAAAAGAAGTTCAGTGA
- the LOC100879378 gene encoding putative gamma-glutamylcyclotransferase CG2811 isoform X2 — protein MLFHIAAAAVLTNVAFLEIYSFYNTEDPTDMQFLSDENPLHRVFVYGTLKRGEPNHNLIQDTKNGYAKFLGIGRTLTPYPLVIATKYNIPFLLKKPGIGHLVFGEVYDVDTKMLKKLDELEEHPALYERFQEDILWAAESKAKSTNNFEEVGILTRVWIYFLPQFKTSLLDGPLYSSYTNEGSHGLKYCENDESTIRPEDLR, from the exons atgttgTTTCACATCGCTGCCGCTGCAGTACTCACGAACGTCGCGTTTCTGGAGATCTACTCATTCTACAACACTGAAGATCCCACGGATATGCAGTTCTTGTCCGACGAG AATCCTCTTCATCGCGTGTTCGTGTACGGAACACTGAAACGGGGAGAGCCGAATCACAATCTGATACAAGACACAAAAAATGGATATGCGAagtttttgggaattggaagaacCTTGACTCCATATCCATTAGTAATTGCTACTAAATATAACATACCGTTTCTATTAAAGAAACCAGGAATCGGTCAT CTTGTGTTTGGAGAAGTATACGATGTTGACacgaaaatgttaaaaaaactgGACGAATTGGAAGAGCATCCCGCGTTGTACGAACGATTTCAGGAAGACATTCTTTGGGCTGCCGAGTCTAAAGCTAAATCGACCAATAACTTCGAAGAG GTCGGTATCTTGACAAGGGTCTGGATATATTTTCTTCCACAGTTTAAAACGTCCCTGTTGGATGGGCCCTTGTACAGTTCGTATACTAACGAGGGAAGCCATGGACTGAAGTATTGCGAAAA CGACGAGAGTACGATAAGACCAGAAGATTTACGTTGA